A section of the bacterium genome encodes:
- a CDS encoding CDP-alcohol phosphatidyltransferase family protein translates to MFPEWLNKGFVNLFKPFINLFAKARVKANWLTTAGFIFGLGAGLLFATNHFFWGGLVALLSAICDAIDGSLARLSGNVTKFGMFYDSVLDRYSELAMFIGLSYFYSTKAMWLQALLTDLALVGSLMVSYTRARAEGLGEDCKVGIMERPERIAVIITGTVFTGIFTSVTHNDKWHVIFTAALWILAVFTNVTAIQRILHVRNRTKGQNLPS, encoded by the coding sequence ATGTTTCCCGAATGGCTCAATAAGGGTTTTGTCAACCTCTTCAAACCGTTCATCAATCTATTCGCCAAGGCCAGGGTCAAGGCCAACTGGCTGACCACGGCCGGATTCATCTTCGGCCTGGGGGCCGGCCTGCTGTTTGCCACCAATCATTTCTTCTGGGGCGGCCTGGTGGCCCTGCTGTCCGCCATCTGCGACGCCATCGACGGATCTTTGGCCCGGCTCTCGGGCAACGTCACCAAGTTCGGGATGTTCTACGATTCGGTGCTGGACCGCTATTCCGAGCTGGCCATGTTCATCGGACTCTCCTATTTCTATTCCACCAAGGCCATGTGGCTGCAGGCCCTGCTGACCGATCTGGCCCTGGTGGGCTCGCTGATGGTCAGCTACACCCGGGCCCGGGCCGAGGGGCTGGGCGAGGACTGCAAGGTGGGCATCATGGAGCGCCCGGAGCGGATCGCGGTGATAATCACCGGCACGGTGTTTACAGGGATCTTCACCAGCGTGACCCACAATGATAAATGGCACGTGATCTTCACCGCAGCCCTGTGGATCCTGGCCGTCTTCACCAACGTCACCGCCATCCAGCGGATACTGCATGTCCGGAACCGGACCAAGGGGCAGAACCTTCCTTCGTAA